The following are encoded in a window of Telmatobacter sp. DSM 110680 genomic DNA:
- a CDS encoding xanthine dehydrogenase family protein molybdopterin-binding subunit — protein sequence MATDTLPTHASIIGSAVPRIDGSLKTSGTARYAVDHDFPGLVHAVAVQATIGSGRIRSLDASAAEKMPGVLHVFHYGNMEGVYRLFPHEEDGTTSEARPPFEDDKVYYWGQFVALVVAETLEQATAGAEAVRVEYDADKPDVRTKLGDGFTGQRQSSWKRGDPDQALSTAPVVIDQTYSTPVETHNPMEMHGTVAVWDGDNLTLYECSQGVVNHRTVMSQAVGVPIENVRVISRFIGSGFGGKLFPWPQSTMAAAAARKLNRPVKLSVDRRMMFSNVGHRPRTEQRIRLGATKDGKLTAIRHDFLTQTSQLDDFIEHCGEQTPFLYSCPNLEVTTGMVRRNVGAPAPMRGPGAVPGLFALESALNELADKLNIDPLELRLMNDAERDEGKNLPFSSRHLKECYTTGAEKIGWKQRDSKIGSMRRNGKIIGMGLAGASWSAARIPCNASVELCANGRVCVRCATQDIGTGTYTIFAQVIHAQTGVPLDRIDVFLGDTSLPGGPTSGGSMATSAILPAATSAVNQAVTRLLHIATLTPKSPFHDMKPETLAVSNGMIYPKTEPQVVGVAYHPHEQLTANGVPFEEVLKMANVRGLIANGKTNPSSEDPKAKQYSLHSYGAHFAEVEWEPDIARLRVSRIFSIFDCGRIINTKAGTNQILGAAVMGVGMTLFEGTVYDPQRGQPINGNFADYLVSTCADLPDLDVTFLDYPDLIVNEYGARGIGEIGMAGVAPAITAAVYHATGVRVRELPVRIEDLLKSEIREV from the coding sequence ATGGCGACGGACACACTTCCCACCCATGCAAGCATCATTGGCTCTGCCGTGCCTCGCATTGACGGCTCCCTGAAGACCAGCGGAACAGCTCGCTACGCGGTCGACCACGATTTTCCAGGCTTGGTACATGCGGTAGCAGTGCAGGCCACGATCGGCAGCGGACGCATCCGATCGCTCGACGCTTCGGCGGCGGAAAAAATGCCGGGAGTGCTGCACGTCTTTCACTACGGAAACATGGAAGGCGTTTACAGGCTTTTTCCGCATGAAGAAGACGGTACAACGAGTGAGGCCCGGCCGCCTTTTGAGGATGACAAAGTCTATTATTGGGGTCAATTTGTAGCTCTCGTGGTAGCGGAGACTTTGGAACAGGCCACTGCGGGCGCCGAGGCTGTGCGCGTGGAATACGACGCCGACAAGCCGGACGTCCGCACGAAACTCGGCGACGGTTTTACCGGCCAGCGCCAGAGCAGTTGGAAGCGCGGCGATCCCGACCAGGCTCTATCGACCGCTCCCGTAGTAATCGACCAGACCTATTCCACTCCGGTTGAAACCCACAATCCCATGGAGATGCACGGAACTGTTGCCGTTTGGGATGGCGACAACCTCACACTCTACGAGTGCTCGCAGGGCGTGGTGAATCATCGCACCGTGATGTCGCAGGCGGTCGGAGTCCCGATTGAGAATGTGCGCGTGATCTCGCGCTTCATCGGGTCCGGTTTCGGCGGCAAGCTATTCCCGTGGCCGCAATCAACTATGGCAGCAGCCGCGGCTCGCAAGCTGAACCGTCCGGTGAAACTCAGCGTCGATCGCCGCATGATGTTCTCCAATGTCGGTCACCGCCCGCGTACCGAGCAGCGTATCCGTCTCGGCGCAACGAAGGATGGCAAACTCACCGCGATTCGCCACGACTTCCTTACGCAGACTTCGCAGCTCGATGATTTCATCGAACATTGCGGAGAACAGACGCCGTTTCTCTATAGCTGTCCGAATCTTGAAGTGACAACAGGGATGGTGCGGCGCAACGTTGGCGCACCGGCACCAATGCGCGGGCCTGGCGCGGTGCCGGGATTATTTGCGCTCGAATCGGCATTGAATGAACTCGCCGATAAGCTCAACATCGACCCTCTTGAGCTGCGCCTGATGAATGATGCAGAGCGCGACGAAGGCAAGAATCTTCCCTTCTCATCGCGACATCTGAAGGAGTGCTATACCACCGGCGCTGAAAAGATCGGCTGGAAACAACGCGATTCAAAAATAGGATCGATGCGCCGCAACGGAAAGATCATTGGCATGGGTCTCGCCGGGGCCTCCTGGTCTGCAGCGCGCATCCCGTGCAATGCGAGTGTCGAGCTATGCGCCAACGGCCGCGTATGCGTTCGCTGCGCCACGCAGGACATCGGCACCGGAACCTATACGATTTTTGCGCAGGTGATTCACGCGCAGACTGGCGTGCCACTCGATCGCATCGATGTCTTCCTCGGTGACACTTCATTGCCGGGAGGTCCCACTTCCGGTGGTTCCATGGCAACGAGCGCCATCCTTCCTGCCGCCACCAGCGCCGTCAATCAGGCCGTCACGCGGCTTCTTCACATCGCGACGTTAACGCCGAAATCACCATTCCACGACATGAAGCCCGAAACCCTGGCCGTCTCTAACGGAATGATCTATCCAAAGACAGAGCCGCAAGTAGTCGGCGTTGCCTATCACCCCCATGAACAATTGACCGCCAACGGCGTTCCTTTCGAAGAAGTGCTCAAGATGGCAAACGTCAGGGGGCTCATCGCCAACGGAAAAACCAATCCTTCTTCTGAAGATCCCAAGGCGAAGCAGTACTCTTTGCACTCCTATGGTGCGCACTTTGCCGAGGTTGAATGGGAACCGGATATTGCGCGGCTGCGCGTGAGCCGGATATTCTCCATCTTCGATTGCGGTCGCATTATCAACACCAAGGCTGGAACCAATCAGATTCTGGGCGCGGCCGTAATGGGCGTCGGCATGACGCTGTTTGAAGGCACCGTCTATGATCCGCAACGCGGACAGCCAATCAACGGCAACTTCGCAGATTACCTGGTTTCCACCTGTGCAGACCTTCCCGATCTGGACGTAACGTTTTTAGACTATCCCGACCTGATCGTGAATGAATACGGCGCACGCGGCATCGGCGAAATTGGAATGGCAGGCGTAGCCCCCGCCATCACGGCAGCGGTCTACCATGCCACGGGGGTCCGTGTCCGCGAACTCCCAGTTCGTATTGAGGATCTGCTGAAATCGGAGATTCGCGAAGTTTGA
- a CDS encoding xanthine dehydrogenase family protein subunit M, whose protein sequence is METFSYVKAPSIDKALASASQAKFIAGGTTLVDLMKLSVEKPKTLVDINLLPLDKIEKLPDGGLRIGAMVRNSDLAWNADVQKSYAVLSEAILSGASPQLRNMATTGGNLLQRTRCAYFREPTAGMPGGYGCNKRAPGTGCAALEGFNRTHAILGTSEHCIATHPSDMCVAMAALEAVIHVEGPKGKRTIAIADFHTLPGDTPNIENALEAGDLITYVDLPKPVEGAKSTYLKLRDRASYEFALSSAAIVARVEGGHIRYIRVAMGGVGTKPWRSREAEAALLGKPATAATFKAAAEAALSKAKPQKDNAFKVELAKRCLVRSLKTATS, encoded by the coding sequence ATGGAAACCTTCAGCTACGTCAAAGCTCCGAGCATCGACAAAGCACTGGCGAGCGCAAGCCAGGCAAAGTTTATTGCGGGCGGCACCACGCTGGTAGACCTGATGAAGCTAAGCGTGGAAAAGCCGAAGACACTGGTCGACATCAATCTTCTGCCCTTAGACAAGATCGAGAAGTTGCCGGATGGTGGACTACGAATCGGCGCAATGGTGCGCAATTCGGATCTCGCGTGGAATGCTGACGTTCAAAAGTCCTACGCCGTTCTGTCTGAAGCGATTCTCTCCGGCGCTTCGCCGCAGTTACGCAATATGGCTACGACGGGCGGCAATCTACTGCAACGCACGCGCTGCGCGTACTTCCGGGAACCCACCGCTGGAATGCCGGGCGGATACGGATGCAATAAGCGCGCGCCGGGAACGGGTTGTGCGGCTCTCGAAGGCTTCAACCGCACCCATGCAATCCTCGGCACGAGCGAGCACTGCATTGCGACACATCCTTCCGACATGTGCGTGGCCATGGCCGCGTTAGAAGCAGTGATTCACGTTGAAGGCCCTAAAGGAAAAAGGACCATCGCCATCGCGGACTTTCACACGCTACCCGGCGACACTCCTAATATTGAGAATGCACTGGAAGCCGGCGACCTGATCACCTACGTTGACCTGCCCAAGCCGGTAGAAGGCGCGAAGTCAACTTACCTGAAGCTCCGTGATCGCGCCAGCTACGAGTTCGCCTTATCGTCGGCGGCGATCGTGGCTCGGGTTGAAGGCGGACATATCCGCTACATCCGCGTCGCCATGGGTGGGGTGGGCACCAAGCCATGGCGCTCCCGCGAAGCTGAAGCGGCCCTGCTGGGCAAACCTGCAACTGCGGCAACTTTCAAGGCAGCAGCCGAGGCTGCGCTGTCAAAGGCTAAGCCGCAAAAGGACAACGCGTTCAAAGTAGAACTGGCCAAGCGCTGTTTGGTGCGCTCGCTCAAAACTGCAACTTCCTAG
- a CDS encoding MerR family transcriptional regulator → MRDAGYTIRSMAERCGMTAHTLRYYERVGLIQPVGRARNGHRRYSEADEAWLNFLHCMRATNMSIREMQRYAQLREKGDATSLERRKLLEDHQAGIAAQIGELQKAHALLTHKIANYKVIEERTRIGGPQAVDQETESELATAS, encoded by the coding sequence GTGAGAGATGCTGGATACACCATTCGAAGCATGGCAGAGCGGTGCGGAATGACCGCGCACACTCTGCGCTACTATGAGCGCGTCGGCCTGATTCAGCCGGTTGGACGCGCGCGCAACGGTCATCGTCGCTATTCAGAAGCGGACGAGGCGTGGCTCAATTTCCTGCACTGCATGCGAGCCACCAACATGTCCATTCGTGAGATGCAGCGCTATGCTCAACTGCGTGAAAAGGGCGATGCGACGTCGCTTGAGCGTCGCAAACTGCTCGAGGATCACCAGGCCGGTATCGCTGCGCAAATCGGAGAGCTGCAAAAGGCACATGCTCTTCTCACCCACAAGATCGCCAACTACAAGGTGATTGAAGAGCGGACTCGGATCGGGGGCCCTCAGGCTGTCGATCAGGAGACAGAGAGCGAACTCGCGACAGCCAGCTAG
- a CDS encoding (2Fe-2S)-binding protein translates to MADNIDTRFSHLRSHTPQNTKNNFAPDQQSVDLEPLTESESAGKRGFSRRSFLSGLGAAGVLAGAAPLANAAPVLEPASQEQAETGGTGNVTLRINGKDFTLRNLDPRATLLDTLRERIHLTGTKKGCDHGQCGACTVHVNGRRVNSCLSFSVMHEGDEITTIEGVGQPGNLHAMQAAFVEHDGYQCGYCTSGQIMSAVALLKEPIGPSDEDIKHAMAGNICRCGAYTNIVAAVRQVRSRA, encoded by the coding sequence GTGGCAGACAATATAGATACGCGCTTTAGCCATCTGCGCTCACACACCCCTCAAAACACCAAGAATAATTTTGCGCCCGATCAGCAGTCTGTTGATCTCGAGCCACTGACGGAATCTGAATCGGCGGGCAAACGCGGATTCAGCCGGCGGTCTTTCTTGTCAGGTCTGGGAGCCGCAGGCGTACTCGCTGGCGCGGCGCCCTTGGCGAATGCCGCTCCAGTGCTTGAGCCCGCATCGCAAGAACAAGCAGAAACCGGCGGTACGGGCAACGTCACCCTGCGCATCAATGGCAAGGACTTCACCCTGCGCAACCTCGACCCGCGAGCAACTCTGCTCGACACGCTTCGCGAGCGCATTCATCTCACCGGAACCAAGAAGGGCTGCGATCACGGGCAGTGCGGTGCCTGCACGGTTCACGTCAACGGACGCCGCGTGAATAGTTGTCTTTCGTTTTCTGTCATGCACGAGGGCGACGAGATCACGACCATCGAAGGTGTCGGACAACCGGGAAATCTACACGCCATGCAGGCAGCCTTTGTGGAGCACGACGGCTACCAGTGCGGCTACTGCACCAGTGGCCAGATCATGAGCGCGGTGGCACTTTTGAAAGAGCCGATCGGTCCATCAGACGAAGACATCAAGCACGCAATGGCGGGCAATATCTGCCGGTGCGGCGCCTACACCAACATTGTGGCCGCGGTGCGGCAAGTCCGGTCCCGCGCATAG
- a CDS encoding nucleoside deaminase has translation MPTNTKTYDEMLAVAIEQARYGRMEGGIPIGAAIFRKSGELISSGHNRRVQQGDPSMHGETDAFRRAGRQRSYRDLVMVTTLAPCWYCSGLVRQFHIGTLVVGESRTFSGGIDWLRENGVEVIDLDSRECRELLEAYIAEHPEIWNEDIGEE, from the coding sequence ATGCCGACCAACACGAAGACTTACGACGAGATGCTGGCCGTGGCGATTGAACAAGCTCGCTACGGACGCATGGAAGGCGGGATTCCCATCGGCGCAGCGATTTTCAGGAAATCCGGCGAACTGATCAGCAGCGGGCATAACCGGCGCGTGCAGCAGGGCGACCCCAGCATGCACGGGGAGACTGATGCGTTCCGCCGAGCCGGCCGCCAGCGCAGCTATCGCGACCTGGTGATGGTGACGACGCTGGCTCCCTGCTGGTATTGCAGCGGGCTGGTGCGCCAATTTCATATTGGCACGCTGGTGGTCGGCGAGAGCCGGACATTCTCCGGCGGGATTGACTGGCTGCGCGAAAATGGCGTTGAGGTCATCGATCTCGATAGCCGGGAGTGCCGGGAACTGCTGGAAGCCTACATCGCAGAACACCCGGAGATCTGGAACGAAGATATCGGAGAAGAATAG